The Mucilaginibacter mallensis genome has a segment encoding these proteins:
- a CDS encoding molybdopterin-dependent oxidoreductase — MFTNFDEAERAIRFPQDRRMFIGINPYALIIVFTFVFLTAGMAWLQYLLFGLPADPSIIMPASTLANPKSFPLWLCLSHWINFFFLVLIIRSGLSILADHPRLYWNRGCSPRSEWIRFTPIDVPDDRVYTAKEDGRYLNPVAGLPGYRHSVGIARAWHFITVPFFLLNGAVCIALLFFTNQWKRLIPTSWQELPDAWNVFVHYATFHMPLEPNGFYQFNALQQISYFGVVFILAPVAMLSGMSMSPAIENRFHWLPKLFGNRQGARSVHFLMMLAFVAFIIIHVAMVAATGLTRNMNHITVNTDDPASHTGLYIGLGIVLFTVGFGFLAHWISWQRPRSLQKTEAAINGTLWLKTINKLRPKVYYKQKDISPYFWVNGKMPESDEWRKLAMNDFKDFKLKIGGLVENPVELSLEELKKMGMEQNITMHHCIQGWSGIAEWGGISVKMLIDLVKPFPAVTIAVFYSFGEGLYGGTYYDTHSLDNCLKPESILAWEMNYHALPEKYGAPLRLRIENQLGYKMVKWINKIEFLETAEYIGKGYGGKNEDDEYFDLLADT; from the coding sequence TTGTTTACAAATTTTGATGAAGCCGAGCGGGCAATACGCTTTCCCCAGGACAGGCGAATGTTCATTGGCATAAATCCGTATGCACTTATCATTGTTTTTACTTTTGTTTTTTTAACGGCAGGCATGGCATGGCTGCAATACCTCTTATTTGGTTTGCCTGCTGATCCTTCAATAATTATGCCTGCAAGTACCCTGGCCAATCCGAAAAGCTTTCCGTTGTGGCTGTGTCTTAGCCACTGGATTAATTTTTTCTTTTTAGTGCTTATTATCAGGAGCGGACTTTCCATACTTGCCGATCACCCACGCCTATATTGGAACCGCGGCTGTTCACCACGCTCTGAGTGGATACGCTTTACCCCTATAGATGTACCTGACGATCGGGTGTATACAGCCAAAGAAGATGGCAGATATTTAAACCCTGTAGCCGGCCTGCCTGGTTATCGTCATTCTGTAGGAATTGCCAGGGCATGGCATTTTATAACAGTGCCATTTTTCCTGTTAAATGGCGCGGTATGCATCGCGTTGTTGTTTTTTACGAATCAATGGAAACGATTAATCCCCACCTCATGGCAGGAGCTGCCCGATGCCTGGAATGTCTTTGTACATTATGCAACTTTTCACATGCCCCTCGAACCCAATGGTTTTTATCAGTTTAACGCCTTGCAGCAAATCTCTTACTTTGGCGTGGTTTTTATTTTGGCACCCGTTGCAATGCTTAGCGGAATGTCGATGTCCCCGGCCATCGAAAATCGTTTCCACTGGCTACCCAAACTATTCGGCAACCGGCAGGGCGCACGTTCGGTTCATTTTTTGATGATGCTGGCCTTTGTGGCTTTTATCATTATTCATGTAGCTATGGTTGCTGCAACAGGGCTTACCCGCAATATGAACCATATAACTGTGAACACTGATGATCCTGCCAGCCATACGGGATTATACATCGGGCTTGGCATCGTTTTGTTCACTGTTGGTTTTGGTTTCCTGGCACATTGGATATCCTGGCAAAGACCTCGTTCGCTACAAAAAACGGAAGCGGCTATCAATGGTACTTTATGGCTTAAAACGATCAATAAACTACGGCCTAAAGTTTATTACAAGCAAAAAGATATCTCACCCTACTTTTGGGTAAACGGCAAGATGCCGGAGTCTGATGAATGGCGCAAGCTGGCAATGAATGATTTTAAAGATTTTAAGCTGAAGATAGGAGGCCTGGTAGAAAATCCCGTTGAACTGTCACTCGAAGAACTTAAAAAGATGGGTATGGAGCAAAATATCACTATGCACCATTGCATACAGGGCTGGTCAGGAATTGCTGAGTGGGGAGGTATATCCGTTAAAATGCTCATAGATCTGGTCAAACCTTTTCCTGCTGTAACAATAGCCGTATTTTATTCTTTCGGTGAAGGCCTTTATGGAGGGACCTATTATGATACGCATAGCCTGGATAATTGTCTTAAACCGGAATCTATTCTTGCCTGGGAAATGAATTACCATGCGCTTCCTGAAAAATACGGTGCGCCTTTAAGGCTCAGAATAGAAAATCAATTGGGTTATAAAATGGTAAAATGGATCAATAAAATAGAATTTTTGGAGACTGCCGAGTATATAGGTAAGGGCTATGGTGGTAAGAATGAGGATGACGAATATTTTGACTTGCTTGCAGACACCTAA
- a CDS encoding TonB-dependent receptor, giving the protein MKKLLTILAILASNAIYAQNIFKAVIKDDDTKKPLTGASAVITSLKIGATADTAGNITINNIPNGKLEITFSFVGYISKDMTIDFPEKNGGEPIEISLEPLAGELAEVRVQTTRTNQNLSDIPTRIEALPQEELGEKGTMRPGDIKMLLGETTGIQVQQTSAVSSTANFRIQGLDSRYTQLLKDGMPLYQGFSGGLSLLQVSPLDLKQVEFIKGSASTLYGGGAIAGLVNLISKTPEDKPELTFLLNGNSAKGADADGYYSQKWQHIGTTIFGSYNYNGAYAPAGTDFTAIPKTNRFTINPKVFFYINDKDSGWVGLNGTYENRLGGDVQVVDGKPDDLHQYFEQNKTYRFSTQLSFTHKIDTSSQINFKNTIGYFDRSLSEPDYEFKGKQTSSYSEVNYVEHSKKFNWVLGADLLTDNLSVPPPMSYLSYSINTLGGFVQNTYKASSLFSLETGLRLDYNTPAPVNKSSGVFLLPRINGLFKWDKHLTSRIGGGLGYKMPTIFSDQTEEQGFKGIQPVNIANLKAEQSYGLNADVNYRNTIGDAVVNINQLFFYTLVNDPLLLENNIYANAPGHLTTSGAETNLKLFIDNLGIYLGYTYTDTKRDINDVTTMQPLTPKNRVSADVTYEVENSFRAGIEGFYNSEQLLNDGTTGRGFWTFGMLVQKMWTHFDVFINAENLTDQRQTRWGSIYTGTITDPVFKDIYAPLDGVVVNVGIRLKLE; this is encoded by the coding sequence ATGAAAAAACTTTTAACCATACTGGCTATACTGGCAAGTAATGCCATATATGCCCAAAATATATTTAAAGCCGTTATTAAAGACGACGATACTAAGAAACCATTAACAGGTGCAAGCGCTGTAATCACATCCCTGAAAATTGGTGCGACTGCCGATACCGCCGGGAATATAACAATCAACAATATCCCCAATGGCAAGCTTGAGATCACCTTTAGTTTTGTCGGTTATATTTCAAAAGATATGACTATTGATTTCCCTGAAAAAAATGGCGGTGAACCAATTGAAATTTCACTTGAGCCATTGGCTGGTGAACTGGCAGAGGTAAGGGTGCAAACTACCAGAACCAACCAAAACCTGAGCGACATACCTACGCGTATTGAAGCCCTGCCGCAGGAGGAGCTGGGCGAAAAAGGCACCATGCGCCCCGGCGATATTAAAATGCTGCTCGGTGAAACAACTGGTATTCAGGTACAGCAAACATCGGCTGTTAGCAGTACGGCAAATTTTAGAATACAAGGGCTCGACAGCCGATACACCCAGCTATTAAAGGATGGTATGCCGCTATACCAGGGCTTTTCAGGCGGGCTGAGCCTGTTGCAGGTATCGCCATTGGATTTAAAACAGGTAGAGTTTATCAAGGGATCGGCATCAACCTTATATGGTGGCGGCGCCATCGCCGGCTTGGTGAACCTCATCAGCAAAACACCTGAAGATAAACCGGAGCTAACGTTCTTATTAAATGGAAATTCGGCTAAAGGTGCTGATGCCGATGGTTATTATTCACAAAAATGGCAGCATATAGGCACAACTATTTTTGGCTCATACAATTATAACGGCGCATATGCCCCGGCGGGTACCGATTTTACTGCCATACCTAAAACAAACCGTTTTACCATAAACCCCAAAGTGTTTTTTTATATAAATGATAAAGATTCGGGTTGGGTAGGCTTGAACGGTACGTATGAAAACAGGTTAGGGGGCGATGTGCAGGTAGTTGATGGAAAGCCGGATGACTTGCACCAATATTTCGAACAAAACAAAACCTACCGCTTTTCCACACAGTTATCTTTCACCCATAAAATTGATACATCAAGTCAGATCAACTTTAAGAATACCATTGGTTATTTTGACCGGAGTTTATCGGAACCAGACTATGAGTTTAAGGGCAAACAAACATCGTCATACAGTGAAGTAAACTATGTAGAGCATAGTAAGAAATTCAACTGGGTTTTGGGTGCCGATCTGTTAACAGATAATCTTTCTGTACCGCCGCCAATGAGCTATTTGAGTTATAGTATTAATACTTTAGGAGGCTTTGTTCAAAATACTTATAAAGCCAGCAGTTTGTTTTCGCTTGAAACTGGTTTAAGGCTGGATTATAATACTCCGGCCCCTGTTAATAAATCCAGCGGCGTTTTTCTGCTGCCGCGTATAAATGGTTTGTTTAAATGGGATAAGCATTTAACAAGCAGGATAGGCGGCGGACTGGGATATAAAATGCCAACCATATTTAGCGACCAGACCGAGGAACAGGGTTTTAAAGGTATTCAGCCGGTAAATATAGCCAACTTAAAGGCGGAGCAATCATACGGCCTTAATGCTGATGTTAACTATCGTAATACAATCGGCGATGCGGTGGTGAATATTAATCAGCTGTTTTTTTATACCCTAGTTAATGATCCGCTTTTGCTCGAAAATAATATTTATGCTAATGCCCCGGGCCATTTAACAACCAGTGGGGCGGAAACCAACCTTAAACTCTTCATAGATAACTTGGGCATTTACCTTGGTTATACTTATACCGATACCAAGCGGGATATAAATGATGTAACTACCATGCAACCGCTTACACCCAAAAATAGGGTAAGCGCAGATGTAACTTACGAAGTTGAAAACAGTTTCAGGGCAGGGATTGAAGGCTTTTATAACAGTGAACAATTGCTGAACGATGGAACCACCGGCCGGGGTTTTTGGACTTTTGGGATGCTGGTCCAAAAAATGTGGACACACTTTGATGTTTTCATTAACGCCGAAAACCTAACCGACCAAAGACAAACACGCTGGGGAAGCATTTATACAGGAACAATAACAGATCCTGTTTTTAAGGATATATATGCTCCTTTGGATGGGGTTGTTGTTAATGTTGGGATCAGGCTTAAACTTGAATAA
- a CDS encoding M23 family metallopeptidase: protein MKFKPSEISTVIIVDKKRGGTKTLQVKTKHISRLKHYGAGILAVIIALTGTIFYLRSENKQQEQEKQQLMAQVTKLKGQIPPPVAPVKQTNTAQTYIQAIEVKLQTINSYLKKRGLKGFSTKDIGGNGNAEESKLTDNEKYSLYDEYLDRLLHAVAFTPMGYPRISSLTSIFGYRSDPFDSDHAEFHPGIDFKGEKGDEAKCTANGRVESAGWYGGYGNCVRIMHANNIETLYGHLSRITVKVGQEVTAGQKIGEVGSTGRSTGTHLHYEIRKNGKPVNPVSYLSLNN from the coding sequence ATGAAATTTAAGCCATCTGAGATTAGCACAGTAATCATTGTTGACAAGAAACGGGGCGGCACGAAAACATTACAGGTAAAAACAAAGCACATTAGTCGCCTTAAACATTATGGGGCAGGCATACTTGCTGTCATCATAGCTCTGACAGGAACTATTTTTTACCTTAGATCAGAGAATAAACAGCAGGAACAGGAAAAGCAGCAGCTTATGGCACAGGTAACTAAGCTTAAAGGCCAGATACCACCACCGGTTGCTCCTGTAAAACAAACAAATACTGCACAAACCTATATACAGGCTATTGAAGTCAAGCTCCAGACTATAAATTCATACCTTAAAAAACGCGGCCTGAAAGGCTTTTCGACCAAAGATATTGGCGGTAATGGCAACGCCGAAGAAAGCAAGCTTACTGACAATGAAAAATATTCATTGTACGATGAGTACTTAGATCGCTTATTGCATGCCGTGGCTTTTACCCCTATGGGTTACCCACGCATCAGCTCTTTAACATCTATTTTCGGCTACAGAAGCGATCCTTTTGATTCAGATCATGCGGAGTTTCATCCAGGCATTGATTTTAAGGGAGAAAAAGGCGATGAGGCCAAATGTACCGCTAATGGCAGGGTTGAATCAGCCGGCTGGTATGGTGGTTATGGTAACTGTGTGCGCATAATGCATGCTAATAATATTGAAACTTTATATGGTCACCTGTCGCGTATTACTGTAAAGGTAGGGCAGGAAGTAACCGCAGGGCAGAAAATTGGAGAGGTAGGCTCAACAGGCCGCTCAACCGGTACTCACCTGCATTACGAAATACGCAAAAACGGTAAACCGGTTAACCCGGTTAGTTATTTGTCCCTCAATAATTAA
- a CDS encoding bactofilin family protein, with protein sequence MSIFSKKDKVSLDMQSISTLISEGCIFDGNLKAPAYARIDGQITGDVMVDEGLIIGEKGSIQGNVITKEMVVYGTVNGNLQVNSLEIKASGKISGEIRTQTLEVENGAVYNGSLSMTQNNKLAQSNQTAASTKVKPKLIEVG encoded by the coding sequence ATGTCAATCTTTTCAAAAAAAGATAAAGTTTCTCTTGATATGCAATCCATATCAACGCTGATTAGCGAAGGCTGTATTTTTGATGGCAACCTTAAAGCCCCAGCCTATGCCCGTATTGACGGACAAATAACTGGAGATGTAATGGTTGATGAAGGATTAATAATAGGTGAAAAAGGATCAATACAAGGGAATGTTATTACCAAGGAGATGGTTGTTTATGGTACTGTTAATGGCAACCTGCAGGTAAACTCGCTCGAGATAAAAGCTTCAGGCAAAATTAGCGGCGAAATACGGACCCAAACCCTTGAGGTTGAAAATGGCGCCGTTTACAACGGAAGCCTGTCAATGACACAAAACAACAAACTTGCCCAAAGCAACCAAACCGCTGCCAGCACAAAGGTTAAACCCAAGCTGATAGAAGTAGGATAG
- a CDS encoding globin domain-containing protein, whose protein sequence is MENTTPAIPSLYEWAGGMPAFVTLFDKFYDKVLADDILEPVFKHMSPEHRLHVAHFVAEVLGGPKVYSESEGSHFKMIQKHLSKY, encoded by the coding sequence ATGGAAAACACCACACCTGCTATACCCTCACTGTACGAATGGGCCGGTGGTATGCCTGCCTTTGTAACCCTTTTCGATAAATTTTATGATAAGGTTTTGGCTGATGATATATTGGAACCTGTATTTAAACACATGTCGCCCGAACACCGGTTGCATGTGGCTCATTTTGTTGCAGAGGTATTAGGTGGGCCGAAAGTGTACAGTGAATCGGAAGGCAGTCATTTTAAAATGATACAAAAACACCTGTCGAAATATTAA
- a CDS encoding hypervirulence associated TUDOR domain-containing protein yields MEDRYKIGDHVRWNSEAGYVTGKIIKIHTADFNYKGYTHHSTPEDPQYEIKSDKSDHIAAHKGSALKRI; encoded by the coding sequence ATGGAAGATAGGTATAAAATAGGTGACCACGTAAGGTGGAATTCAGAAGCGGGCTATGTGACCGGCAAAATTATCAAAATTCATACCGCTGATTTTAATTATAAAGGCTATACCCACCATTCCACTCCAGAAGATCCGCAATATGAAATTAAAAGTGACAAAAGCGATCATATTGCCGCTCATAAAGGTTCAGCGCTAAAGAGAATTTAA
- a CDS encoding globin family protein, with translation MELLVQTADELSLPDDPEFRSAFMAYLEWGTRIAVINSNTDSVSEDPNVPMPVWGWGVPGGPYQG, from the coding sequence ATGGAACTCCTAGTGCAAACAGCCGATGAATTAAGCCTGCCCGATGATCCTGAATTTCGTTCAGCGTTTATGGCTTATTTAGAATGGGGAACCCGAATTGCTGTCATAAACTCCAATACGGATAGTGTAAGCGAAGACCCTAATGTACCTATGCCTGTTTGGGGATGGGGAGTGCCGGGCGGACCATATCAGGGTTAG
- a CDS encoding TerC/Alx family metal homeostasis membrane protein produces the protein MSSELIFILGFVVFIVLMLAIDLGLFSKSDKPVSLKQAGIMSAVWIALALVFYALLLRYGHLLHHVNSFAALQQINADNFHDLKLDSHDFAGSLQRYRKNLGLEFISGYVVEYALSVDNIFVMVLIFTAFAVEPKYYHKVLLWGIIGAVVMRFVFIFVGSALIIKFHWILYLFGAFLIYTGAMMFINRNKEEKIDPENHPVVKFASRYFAVFPKFQGGKFFVKIDSKRLITPLFLVLLIIEVTDLVFAVDSIPAIFSVTKDPYIVFFSNIFAILGLRSMFFLLVNVIDKFHYLKTGLALLLTFIGLKMLVGEYGEKIGLTTFTSLLIILLILATSIVASLVFPKKEVAG, from the coding sequence ATGAGCAGCGAGCTTATATTCATATTAGGCTTTGTAGTTTTCATTGTCCTCATGCTGGCTATCGACCTGGGCTTATTCAGCAAATCTGATAAACCCGTAAGTTTAAAGCAGGCAGGTATCATGAGCGCGGTGTGGATAGCGCTTGCCCTTGTGTTTTACGCCCTGCTATTAAGATACGGCCACCTGTTGCACCATGTAAACAGCTTTGCTGCCCTGCAACAAATAAATGCCGATAATTTCCACGATCTTAAGCTTGATTCCCATGATTTTGCCGGGAGCCTGCAGCGTTATCGTAAAAACCTGGGCCTGGAGTTTATCTCAGGATATGTGGTGGAATACGCCTTATCGGTGGATAATATATTTGTGATGGTGCTTATTTTCACCGCCTTTGCAGTGGAGCCTAAATATTATCACAAAGTATTATTATGGGGGATAATTGGCGCGGTGGTGATGCGTTTTGTATTTATTTTTGTGGGTTCGGCGCTCATTATTAAGTTCCATTGGATCTTATACCTTTTCGGTGCTTTCCTTATTTATACCGGGGCGATGATGTTCATCAACCGGAATAAAGAGGAAAAGATAGACCCGGAGAACCACCCGGTAGTAAAGTTCGCTTCCAGATATTTTGCTGTTTTCCCTAAATTTCAAGGCGGAAAATTCTTCGTTAAAATAGACAGCAAGCGACTGATTACGCCGCTATTTTTAGTGCTGCTGATCATTGAAGTAACCGATCTTGTTTTCGCGGTTGATTCCATTCCTGCCATATTTTCGGTGACCAAAGATCCTTATATCGTTTTCTTCTCCAACATATTTGCCATACTGGGCCTGCGCTCCATGTTCTTTTTACTGGTGAATGTTATTGATAAGTTCCACTACCTTAAAACCGGACTGGCGCTGCTGCTAACCTTCATCGGCCTTAAAATGCTGGTCGGGGAGTATGGCGAGAAGATCGGCCTAACCACGTTTACTTCATTACTCATTATCTTATTGATTTTAGCGACCAGTATTGTGGCATCGCTGGTATTTCCGAAAAAGGAAGTGGCAGGCTAA
- a CDS encoding BrxA/BrxB family bacilliredoxin: MYPEYLVAPMRAELTNVGFEELKDADAVKKAIESEGTVFVMVNSVCGCAAANARPAAKMAAQSAKHPDKLVTVFAGMEADAVNTARAYMLPYPPSSPAMALFKDGKLVHIIERHQIEGRPAQMIADNLIGAFEQYC; the protein is encoded by the coding sequence ATGTACCCAGAATATTTAGTTGCCCCCATGCGGGCTGAATTAACCAATGTTGGTTTTGAAGAGCTGAAAGACGCCGATGCTGTAAAAAAGGCTATTGAAAGCGAAGGCACTGTGTTTGTAATGGTAAATTCTGTATGTGGTTGCGCTGCTGCTAACGCACGCCCTGCTGCAAAAATGGCTGCACAAAGCGCTAAACATCCTGATAAACTGGTAACCGTATTTGCAGGCATGGAAGCTGATGCCGTTAATACTGCACGTGCTTATATGTTGCCTTATCCTCCGTCATCACCTGCTATGGCCTTATTTAAGGACGGTAAACTGGTTCACATTATTGAACGCCACCAGATTGAAGGTCGCCCGGCACAAATGATTGCCGATAACCTGATTGGTGCTTTCGAACAATATTGTTAA
- a CDS encoding TPM domain-containing protein, with the protein MAIFNEEEQQRIRTAIEDAEKHTSGQIRVCIEKTCSENVLDRAAKYFHKLEMHQTKHRNGVLVYLATVDRKFAIIGDAGIDKVVPADFWDSTKEDMLQHFKLGNLVEGIVTGLAIAGEQLQKYFPHNADDNNELPDDIAFMDGE; encoded by the coding sequence ATGGCAATATTTAACGAAGAAGAGCAACAGCGCATACGTACAGCCATTGAGGATGCTGAGAAGCATACATCGGGGCAGATACGTGTTTGCATTGAGAAAACCTGCAGCGAGAACGTGCTTGACCGTGCGGCAAAATACTTTCATAAGCTGGAGATGCACCAAACCAAGCACCGCAACGGTGTGCTGGTTTACCTGGCTACAGTCGATCGTAAATTTGCCATTATTGGCGATGCTGGGATTGATAAAGTAGTGCCGGCTGATTTTTGGGATAGCACTAAAGAGGATATGCTGCAGCACTTTAAACTGGGTAACCTGGTTGAAGGTATTGTGACCGGTTTGGCCATAGCGGGCGAGCAGTTGCAAAAATACTTTCCGCATAATGCTGATGATAATAACGAATTACCCGATGATATTGCCTTTATGGATGGCGAATAA
- the cdaA gene encoding diadenylate cyclase CdaA gives MQYFDFSFLKVTPLNILDIVLVALIIYQLYNLIRGTIAANIFIGLALIFGLFFVVRALHMQLLTAILGKFVDVGIIAVIIVFQQEIRRFLLLVGKNASLQRNKAWWQYFFGKAEAEKNNYARIKPIIDACKNLKQNRIGALIVFAKYYDEQFYQNSCEIIDSKISKRLLESIFQKTSPLHDGAVVISENKIKSASCILPLTEKTDLPAQFGLRHRAGIGVTEANEATAIIVSEETGEISYAKQGRVKMNISFAELEKLLNKDF, from the coding sequence ATGCAATACTTCGATTTTAGCTTCCTAAAAGTCACGCCCTTAAACATATTGGATATAGTGCTGGTAGCCCTTATTATTTACCAGTTATATAATCTGATAAGGGGCACTATTGCAGCCAATATATTTATAGGCCTGGCGCTCATATTTGGGTTGTTTTTTGTGGTGAGGGCATTGCATATGCAGTTGCTTACTGCCATACTGGGCAAGTTTGTTGATGTGGGGATCATTGCCGTTATCATCGTATTTCAGCAGGAGATAAGGCGGTTTCTGTTGCTGGTGGGTAAAAATGCCTCGTTGCAGCGCAACAAGGCCTGGTGGCAGTATTTTTTTGGCAAAGCCGAAGCAGAAAAGAACAACTATGCACGTATAAAACCCATTATTGATGCCTGCAAAAATTTAAAGCAGAACCGTATTGGCGCGCTGATTGTATTTGCAAAGTATTATGATGAGCAGTTTTACCAGAACAGCTGCGAGATAATTGATAGTAAAATATCCAAACGGTTACTGGAAAGTATATTTCAAAAAACCAGTCCGCTGCATGATGGGGCCGTTGTGATATCAGAGAACAAAATAAAATCGGCCAGTTGTATTTTGCCGCTTACTGAAAAGACCGACTTGCCGGCGCAATTTGGGTTGAGGCACCGCGCGGGCATTGGCGTTACCGAAGCTAATGAGGCTACAGCCATTATTGTGTCAGAAGAAACTGGCGAGATCTCCTACGCCAAGCAGGGCCGTGTAAAAATGAACATCAGCTTTGCTGAACTGGAAAAATTGCTGAACAAGGATTTTTAA
- a CDS encoding LemA family protein yields MKKLFTAILVLVAVMNLSSCSYNSMVQMDEDVKAKWGAVESQYQRRADLIPNLVATVKGVANFEKSTLVDVTEARAKATSIQVDPTKLTPETIQKFQAAQGQLSTALGRLLVASENYPELKANQNFTALQAQLEGTENRINVARLDFNSSVQAYNSKIRSFPANITAKMFGFTEKGYFQAEAGANKVPTVQF; encoded by the coding sequence ATGAAAAAGCTATTCACAGCAATATTAGTATTAGTGGCTGTTATGAATTTAAGTTCATGCAGTTATAATAGCATGGTGCAAATGGACGAAGACGTTAAAGCCAAATGGGGCGCAGTTGAGAGCCAGTACCAACGCCGTGCTGATTTGATACCCAACCTGGTTGCTACTGTAAAAGGTGTGGCCAATTTTGAAAAAAGCACGTTGGTTGATGTAACCGAGGCCCGCGCCAAAGCAACATCAATACAGGTTGATCCTACCAAACTTACACCCGAAACTATTCAGAAATTCCAGGCTGCGCAAGGCCAGTTAAGCACAGCTTTAGGCAGGCTGCTGGTAGCATCAGAAAACTATCCGGAATTAAAGGCTAATCAAAACTTCACCGCTTTACAGGCACAGCTTGAGGGTACAGAAAATCGTATTAATGTAGCCCGTTTAGATTTTAACTCATCTGTACAGGCTTATAACAGCAAGATCAGGTCGTTCCCGGCAAACATAACCGCTAAAATGTTCGGCTTTACCGAAAAAGGCTACTTCCAGGCAGAAGCAGGCGCTAATAAGGTGCCTACTGTGCAGTTCTAA
- a CDS encoding polyprenyl synthetase family protein codes for MLSINEIKKPIAADIDAFEERFKSSMQSSVPLLDRITHYIVKRKGKQIRPMFVFFSASICGGINESTHRGAALVELLHTATLVHDDVVDNSYQRRGFFSINALWKNKIAVLVGDYLLSKGLLLSIDNNDFELLRIVSEAVKQMSEGELLQIEKVRRMDIGETVYYEVIRQKTASLIASCCACGAASAGADKETIEKMRLFGEKIGIAFQIKDDMFDFGTDDVGKPLGIDIKEKKVTLPLIYSLNNCDAATKKRMINLVKNHNDEAEKIKQIISFVKSSGGLEYAETQMKKYQDEAFEILNTFPEGDSRLGLEQLVRFTTERNK; via the coding sequence ATGCTGAGCATCAACGAGATCAAAAAACCCATCGCAGCAGATATTGATGCTTTTGAGGAGCGATTCAAATCCTCAATGCAAAGCTCAGTGCCGCTGCTCGATAGGATCACCCATTATATAGTTAAACGCAAGGGCAAACAGATCCGCCCCATGTTCGTGTTTTTTTCGGCAAGCATTTGCGGTGGTATCAATGAATCAACCCATCGTGGTGCAGCACTGGTGGAGCTGCTGCATACAGCCACTTTGGTACATGATGATGTGGTTGATAATTCCTACCAACGCCGTGGCTTTTTCTCTATCAACGCCTTATGGAAAAACAAGATAGCCGTTTTAGTGGGCGATTACCTGCTTTCAAAAGGGTTGTTGTTATCCATCGATAATAACGACTTTGAATTGCTGCGCATAGTAAGTGAGGCGGTAAAGCAGATGAGCGAAGGTGAGCTATTGCAAATAGAAAAAGTACGCCGTATGGATATTGGCGAAACCGTATATTATGAAGTTATCCGCCAGAAAACAGCTTCGTTAATAGCATCGTGCTGTGCCTGCGGGGCCGCATCAGCCGGGGCGGATAAGGAAACCATTGAGAAAATGCGCCTGTTTGGCGAGAAGATTGGGATAGCGTTCCAGATCAAGGATGATATGTTTGATTTTGGCACTGATGACGTAGGTAAACCGTTAGGAATCGACATTAAGGAGAAAAAGGTTACCCTGCCACTTATTTATTCGCTGAACAACTGCGATGCCGCCACCAAAAAACGGATGATAAACCTGGTGAAAAATCATAACGACGAGGCCGAAAAGATAAAGCAGATCATCAGCTTTGTGAAAAGCAGCGGCGGACTGGAATATGCCGAAACCCAAATGAAAAAATACCAGGATGAAGCATTTGAGATATTAAATACCTTCCCCGAAGGAGATTCACGCCTGGGGCTGGAGCAGCTGGTCCGTTTTACAACTGAACGTAATAAATAA